The following proteins are co-located in the Limanda limanda chromosome 5, fLimLim1.1, whole genome shotgun sequence genome:
- the LOC133001837 gene encoding cytochrome c oxidase subunit 7C, mitochondrial, whose amino-acid sequence MLGQAVRRFTTSAVRSSHYGEGPGKNLPFSVDNKWRLLGMMVAFFGSGFAFPFLVVRHQILKK is encoded by the exons ATGCTGGGACAAGCCGTGAGACGATTCACCACGTCCGCCGTGCGGTCTTCACACTACGGGGAAGGACCGGGAAAG AACCTTCCCTTTTCTGTGGACAACAAGTGGCGTCTGCTTGGCATGATGGTGGCGTTCTTCGGCAGCGGCTTTGCATTCCCCTTCCTTGTTGTCAGACACCAGATCCTGAAGAAGTAA